The following are from one region of the Amia ocellicauda isolate fAmiCal2 chromosome 1, fAmiCal2.hap1, whole genome shotgun sequence genome:
- the c1h1orf198 gene encoding uncharacterized protein C1orf198 homolog, whose product MAAVTLAGGDAHRMEAKKFEYFSSINSMAKKIMLERESIKQKHGPQWEKMTPNEQDSAIDNCLMDPQIRARYAMHRVDREELIFYPKYILQTGQKTVHFGEEDITWQDEHSSPFSWETRSQMEFSLTSSPVASEQGSSSSQADSKPAAKLSQPSKSSQSSQATKVAQSSKAPNGDGPGLGRKEEESSFWKISAERSRLEGEQADFQSLTPSQIKSLEKGEKPLPSYLRQESAPREKEEQRTERPRAPRPEKPPPIKVASPAVGLARAKPSLSSVSSVDEVFTPGPETKSPAHIPSNMKAKEKDEPPMASSPTFSQFNTSNSILKTGFDFLDNW is encoded by the exons ATGGCCGCGGTGACGCTGGCAGGGGGAGATGCGCACAGGATGGAGGCGAAGAAGTTTGAGTATTTCTCCTCCATCAACTCCATGGCCAAGAAGATTATGCTGGAGAGGGAGAGTATTAAACAGAAGCACGGACCTCAATGGGAAAAAATGACCCCGAACGAGCAGGACAGCGCCATCGATAACTGTTTGATGGACCCCCAGATCCGAGCCCGCTATGCCATGCACAGGGTGGACCGGGAAGAGCTTATATTTTACCCCAAATATATCCTCCAAACCGGACAGAAAACGGTTCATTTTGGAGAAGAG GATATAACCTGGCAAGATGAGCACTCTTCCCCATTCTCCTGGGAGACCAGG AGCCAGATGGAGTTCAGCCTCACGTCATCGCCTGTAGCTTCAGAGCAGGGCAGCTCCTCCTCACAGGCCGATTCGAAGCCTGCTGCAAAGTTGTCACAGCCCTCAAAGTCCTCTCAGAGCAGCCAGGCAACCAAGGTGGCCCAGAGCAGCAAGGCACCCAACGGCGACGGACCAGGGCTGGGCAGGAAGGAGGAAGAGTCCTCATTCTGGAAAATCAGCGCAGAGAGATCCAGGCTGGAGGGCGAGCAGGCCGACTTCCAGTCCCTGACACCCAGCCAGATCAAGTCCCTGGAGAAAGGGGAGAAGCCCCTGCCCTCGTACCTGCGACAGGAGTCAGCCCCTAGAGAAAAGGAGGAGCAGCGAACCGAGAGGCCCCGAGCCCCCAGACCAGAGAAGCCTCCGCCCATCAAAGTTGCCTCCCCTGCAGTGGGCTTGGCGCGAGCAAAGCCCAGCCTCTCCTCGGTGAGCTCCGTGGATGAAGTCTTCACCCCGGGACCAGAGACCAAGTCTCCAGCTCACATCCCCAGCAACATGAAGGCCAAAGAGAAGGACGAACCCCCCATGGCATCAAGCCCCACCTTCTCCCAG TTTAACACAAGCAACAGCATTCTGAAGACAGGATTTGATTTCCTGGATAACTGGTAA